Proteins encoded together in one Solanum lycopersicum chromosome 7, SLM_r2.1 window:
- the LOC101263224 gene encoding defensin-like protein precursor: MAHSIRLFATFFLVAMLLLLSTEMGPISSAEARTCESQSNSFKGTCVRDSNCATVCQTEGFIGGNCRGFRRRCFCTRNC, encoded by the exons ATGGCACACTCTATCCGTTTGTTTGCAACTTTCTTCCTTGTAGCAATGCTACTGCTTTTATCCACTG AGATGGGACCAATTAGCAGTGCAGAGGCAAGAACTTGTGAGTCACAGAGCAACAGTTTCAAGGGGACATGTGTTAGGGACAGCAACTGCGCCACCGTTTGCCAGACTGAAGGCTTCATCGGCGGCAACTGTCGTGGCTTCCGTCGCCGTTGCTTTTGCACCAGAAACTGTTAG
- the LOC101263528 gene encoding defensin-like protein 1 translates to MHLFATFFIVPMLLLSNDMGPMSCGVEARTCEPQSHSFKGPCSRDSNCATVCQTEGFIGGDCRGLRRQCFCTTEC, encoded by the exons ATGCATTTGTTTGCAACTTTCTTCATTGTACCAATGCTGCTTTTGTCTAATG ATATGGGACCTATGAGCTGTGGTGTAGAGGCAAGAACTTGTGAGCCACAGAGTCACAGTTTCAAGGGGCCATGTAGTAGGGACAGCAACTGCGCCACCGTTTGCCAGACGGAAGGATTCATTGGCGGCGATTGCCGTGGCCTTCGCCGCCAATGTTTTTGTACTACAGAATGTTAG
- the TGAS118 gene encoding gamma-thionin precursor, with protein MANSMRLFATMLLLAMLVMATGPMRIVEARTCESQSHRFKGPCVSEKNCASVCETEGFSGGDCRGFRRRCFCTRPC; from the exons ATGGCAAACTCCATGCGTTTATTTGCTACTATGTTACTTCTAGCAATGCTTGTCATGGCTACTG GACCAATGAGAATTGTTGAGGCAAGAACTTGTGAGTCTCAGAGTCATCGTTTCAAAGGACCATGTGTGAGTGAGAAGAATTGTGCCTCGGTATGTGAGACCGAAGGATTTTCCGGTGGTGATTGTCGTGGATTCCGTCGCCGTTGCTTTTGCACTAGGCCATGCTAA
- the DEFL1 gene encoding defensin-like protein precursor → MAQSIRFFATLFLLAMLVMATEMGPTRIVEARHCESLSHRFKGPCVSDKNCASVCETERFSGGNCRGFRRRCFCTKPC, encoded by the exons atggCACAATCCATTCGTTTCTTTGCTACTTTGTTTCTTCTAGCCATGCTTGTTATGGCTACTG AAATGGGACCAACGAGAATCGTAGAGGCAAGACATTGTGAGTCGTTGAGCCATCGTTTCAAGGGACCATGTGTGAGCGATAAGAATTGTGCCTCGGTTTGCGAGACCGAAAGATTTTCCGGTGGTAATTGCCGTGGATTCCGTCGCCGTTGCTTTTGCACCAAGCCAtgctaa